ACTGGAAATGATTGTTCAGGAAGCAGAATCGATCGCAGAAAACAGAGGAATTACTTGCGATATTAACCCAACAACAAAAATAAAGCCCATCCCAATAAAAAAAGAACTGCAGGATAAATTAGCCGCTGCTGTTTTAAAAAATGATATAAAACCTTCTTATGTTCCAAGTGGAGCAGGCCATGATGCGATGATTTTGGGAAGGCATATTCCGGTGGCAATGCTGTTTGTCAGGAGTAAAGATGGAATTAGCCATAATCCGAAAGAATGGTCGTCGCTTAATGATATCGTAAGTGCAATTCACGTCTTGAAAGACTATGTTGAAACCTTGATGGCTGATTAATGTTGGAAGGTATTTTGAAGCGTAAAGGCATTTGAAATAGCAAAATAAGTCCAAACACAGCCGCATTCTGTGTTTGGACTTATTAATCGTAATGAAGTACAACAATAAGAGAGTAGATACCTTTATGACAGTTCTTTTATAAGCCAAGTGTCCATCGTATTATGCGCTGAACCATCCAGTGCGCTTTCAAGTTGTTGGAAACCAAATTGAATGTAGAGGCTGTTGGCCGCCTGGAGTTTCTCCATTGTTTCCAGATAACAGTGGGTATAATATTTTTTGGAGAAGTTGAGTGCTACTTTCATCAATTCCTTCGATAGCCCTATTCCTTGAGCAGCGGGTGTGATGTATAGCTTTTGCAGCTCACAAACCCCCGTTTTTTCCCAGAATGGTGCAATACCAACACCACCAACCACTTCATCTTGTTCATTCACCGCAACCCAATACGTTGCGTTTGATTGCTGCTTATAAAATTGTGCTAAATTACGCAGCTGGGGATCAAAATAGGCCGTTCCTGGAATGTCTAAGTCAAATGATTCTAGGGAGCGTTTAATAATTTGCTCCATCGATTTATTGTCCTTTTCTTCAATTTCGCGAATATGCATCCAGACTACCTCCAAAGTGATCTCCTCTTTTT
The genomic region above belongs to Virgibacillus doumboii and contains:
- a CDS encoding GNAT family N-acetyltransferase, with the translated sequence MHIREIEEKDNKSMEQIIKRSLESFDLDIPGTAYFDPQLRNLAQFYKQQSNATYWVAVNEQDEVVGGVGIAPFWEKTGVCELQKLYITPAAQGIGLSKELMKVALNFSKKYYTHCYLETMEKLQAANSLYIQFGFQQLESALDGSAHNTMDTWLIKELS